The stretch of DNA GAGAAATTTAAAAGATTTATTATACAGTGTCTCAATCTCGCAAACTGTAGGACGTATTGATGTTCAGGTTGAGGAGATACAGTTTGATTCCAGAAAAGTAAAAAAAGGAGATGTCTTTGTCGCTGTACGTGGTGTAACAGTAGATGGACATACATATATAAATAAAGCCATTGAACTTGGAGCACGTGTTATTGTTTGTGAGGAAATTCCCGAGCTTATACAAGAAAATATTACGTATATCCAAGTGGGAAATGCGCAAATAGCATTGGGTGTATTAGCATCTAATTTTTATGATAATCCAACCAAAGATCTTCAATTAGTAGGAGTGACAGGAACAAATGGAAAAACGACAACAACAACTTTATTGTATGAGTTATTCACAAAGTTAGGTTATGCTTGTGCATTAATTTCGACGATTAAAATCGTTATTGATGGTGAAGTTATTCCATCAACACATACAACACCAGATATTTTGACTTTAAACAAAATGTTTAGAGAAGCTGTAGATCGTGGTTGTGAGTATGCTTTTATGGAAGTGAGTTCGCATGGGATTCACCAAAATCGTATTGCAGGATTACACTTTGCGGTAGCCGGTTTTAATAATATTACGCACGATCATTTAGATTATCATAAAACATTTGCCAATTATATCGCCGCGAAAAAGAAATTTTTTGATGATTTACCAAAGTCAGCAATTGCTATTACAAATGTCGATGATAAAAATGGTTTAGTGATGTTACAGAATACTGTAGCCACAAAAAAAACATATGCCTTAAAAACTGATGCTGATTTTAAAGCAAAGATTTTAGAAAATCAGTTTGATGGGATGTTACTAGAATTCAATGGGAAAGAGTTTTGGACTTCTTTAATCGGGAAATTTAATGCTTAT from Faecalibacter sp. LW9 encodes:
- a CDS encoding UDP-N-acetylmuramoyl-L-alanyl-D-glutamate--2,6-diaminopimelate ligase; translated protein: MRNLKDLLYSVSISQTVGRIDVQVEEIQFDSRKVKKGDVFVAVRGVTVDGHTYINKAIELGARVIVCEEIPELIQENITYIQVGNAQIALGVLASNFYDNPTKDLQLVGVTGTNGKTTTTTLLYELFTKLGYACALISTIKIVIDGEVIPSTHTTPDILTLNKMFREAVDRGCEYAFMEVSSHGIHQNRIAGLHFAVAGFNNITHDHLDYHKTFANYIAAKKKFFDDLPKSAIAITNVDDKNGLVMLQNTVATKKTYALKTDADFKAKILENQFDGMLLEFNGKEFWTSLIGKFNAYNLLEVYAIATLLGQDELQVLTALSTLKNVDGRFQTFKTATGIVVIVDYAHTPDALENVLNTIEAIRTKNEKLITVVGCGGDRDRTKRPEMADIASQQSQVAIFTSDNPRTEDPELILQEMEAGVQPQFYNRTLKITDRKEAIKTALKMAEPKDIILIAGKGHEIYQEINGVRTHFSDLEVATELSQLLNK